In Scomber scombrus unplaced genomic scaffold, fScoSco1.1 SCAFFOLD_519, whole genome shotgun sequence, a single genomic region encodes these proteins:
- the LOC133977005 gene encoding immediate early response gene 2 protein-like — MSATTAMEVNAEARRILAVSISKLYASRTQRGGLRLHRSLLLSLVMRSARDIYHSSRESEELSGAQPAPVEQMDTTSSNTGEPAGQPEPQPEPTPVLNSADLAPEQPDNEEEEEEGCDSELIEDKENMSPTRQSRKRRGKASAAPDFLPSKRARLEPGEERYAAPLGSCRVGAGDSLTALSLNRVIPAF, encoded by the coding sequence atgagtgCCACAACCGCAATGGAGGTGAACGCCGAAGCCAGACGGATCTTGGCCGTGTCGATAAGCAAGCTGTACGCCTCAAGGACCCAAAGAGGAGGACTGAGACTCCACCGGAGCCTCCTTCTCTCCCTGGTCATGAGGTCTGCCCGGGACATCTATCACTCCTCCCGGGAAAGCGAAGAGCTGAGCGGGGCGCAGCCGGCTCCAGTTGAACAGATGGACACCACCTCCTCCAACACGGGTGAACCAGCCGGGCAGCCCGAGCCACAACCTGAACCCACACCGGTTCTGAACTCAGCCGATCTGGCCCCAGAACAGCCGGACaacgaggaagaggaagaagaagggtgTGATAGTGAACTCATAGAGGACAAAGAAAACATGAGCCCGACAAGGCAGTCCAGGAAACGCCGGGGCAAGGCGTCGGCGGCGCCTGACTTCCTTCCCAGCAAGAGGGCGAGGCTGGAGCCCGGGGAGGAGAGGTATGCGGCCCCGCTGGGCAGCTGTCGCGTCGGGGCAGGAGACTCCCTGACCGCTTTGTCTCTAAATCGGGTTATACCTGCCTTCTGA